TTTTAATTTCAGAAAACTCGTCCGCTACATATTGGATTTTATCTATATCAAGATAAAAAAGAGAAATTGTAGTAGAAACCTTTTTAATTCTACCATCATAGAAATCTACAAAAAAATTTTTATAGGTATTGTATTTTATTATCCCCTCCAAAATCCTTCTTCCTTCTTCCAAATAATCTCTATCCTTAAAAATATGAAAAGCCTTCACTAAAGAATATAAAATTCTAAGAGAATCTAAAAAGGCTGTGGAATTATCAGGCTTTAAAGTTCTTCTATTTATTCTCCAATAGAGATACCCTTCCTTAGACAAAAAATACCTTTTAATATTTCTATAAAGGACATCAAAGAGCCTTTTGTTCTTAATTAAGAGGGAATATTCCATTAACTGTCCAAAAGACTCTAGCAGAGAATAATCCGAGGATGAATTTTTTTTAATCTCTGAAATTAATAATCCCCTATAATCAACCAGACTTTTTTTTACAAATATCAACAATGAACCTTCATCTTCAGAAACCTTTTTTGCAACCTCTCCTAAAATGAACTTTAATCTCAAACCCCAATATATATCCTCAATAAATACCTTAAAAATTAATAAGCCAGTTGCTATTAATAAAATAAAAAGAATTAAAAATTTCATTATTTGCTAGTTATTTTAAAAGTTATAGGATAATTTAACTTATCATGTTCAGGAACTTTAATTATCAACCCCTTTTCATTTCTCTCAAAGGGAACTTCCAATTTCTTCTCCAAAAGCTCTACCTTTAATACATCCTTTTGATAGAGAGTAAGCTCTGTGCTCAGAGATTTAATAAAAACTTCATCTTTTTCTGGTTTATTCATTAAAATAGCGTATAATATATCTTCCTTTGTGGTAAATCTAAAATCTTTTCCTGTGTATGTTATTTCCTTTTCACTAAAAGAACCTCCAGCACTCCTAGTAGGACCTTCTCCATATATTTTCCAAGGTTTTGCTCCATATATAGCCTCACCATTTTTAAGAAGCCATTCTCCTATCTCAAGCAGAATCTTCTTAACAGGCTCTGGTATTGTTCCATCTGCTTGAGGACCAATATTTAAAAGTAAATTTCCATTTTTACTTACAATATCAACAAGTTCCCATATTAACTCTTTGGATGATTTATAAATATCTTTTTCTATATATCCCCAGGAAAGTCTTGAAATAGAAGTATCAGTTTGCCAATATATAGGATCAATATCTGACAGCTTTCCTCTTTCTACATCAAAAACTGCACATTCTCTAGGTACAGCATTCAACTTGTAGTTTATTACTACACTCTTCTCCCATTGGTATGCCTTATTGTAGTAATATGCAAAAATCCTCTTTAAGTAAGGCTCAAAAGACGGTTGTTCTATCCACCAGTCAAAGTAAATAAGTTGAGGTTGATATTTGTCAATAATCTCAGTAAGTCTTAAATACCAATCTTCTAAAAACTCCTCGGTAGGTTGCATGGTTTCAGGTTGAGCAGGTCCATATAGATCAAAATATTCCCTTTCTCTTACATCGGAATCAAATTTCATTCCCTCATTAAAGAACCACCAGTGTTCAGCTCTATGATATGATATTCCAAATGTTAAATAATTTTCTCTTACTGCTTTAGCTAATTCTCCAATAATATCTCTTTTAGGACCTATTTTGGTTGCACACCATTTAGTATAACTGCAGTCATACATAGCAAAACCATCATGATGTTCTGCAACTGGGACTATATATTTTGCTCCTGCTCTTTTAAATATATCCACCCATTCATAAGGATCAAATTTTTCTGCCTTAAAAAGAGGTATAAAATCTTTATATCCAAATTTTTTATGCTCTCCATAGGTTTTTGTATGATGTTCAAATTCAGGTGTTTCTTTTATATACATATTTCTTGGATACCATTCATTACCAAAGGCAGGTACCGAATAGACCCCAAAATGAATAAATATTCCAAATTTTGCATCTTTATACCAATCGGGAATTTTGTAATTTTTTAAAGATTCCCATGTAGGTTCAAAAGGACCTTCAGGAATTTTAATTTTCATTACTATTATCCCCCCTATTTTCAATTATTATCTCTTTTACTCCCTTCTCAGGAGTAATCTTTACACCTTTCTCAGTCTTTTCCCCTTTTCCTCCTTTTATAATCTTTACATCGTGAATGTTAAATAAAATAATAGAATATGCTTTTCCTGAATCTTTTTCCACATTAATTTTTATCTTCTCTTTTTCTTTTCTTAAAATTACTTTCAACTCCAGCTCCTTCTCCAGATTGTATACCTCACAAAAAGACTCTCTCCCTTCTATAGGCTCAAAAATATAAAGAGTAACATTTTCTGCATAATCGTAATCTGGTCTCTCTTTGTTATTTCCTATAGCAATAACACTTCCTGGTCTTACCATAAGGGGTAAAGAAAAATAGTCAAACTTTTCTTTATACCACTTTCCCCCAAAACGCTTTTCTCCTGTAATAAGATTTGTCCATATTCCTACATCAGGAAGATAATACTCTACTACTCCTTCTTCGGAGAAAATAGGAGCAACGAGTAAATTATCTCCTAACATATACTGTCTATCAAGAAAATGACAGGTTGGGTCCTCTTCAAATTCAAGAATCATAGCTCTCATCATAGGTATACCCCTATTCACTGCCTCTATAGCTTTGGCATAAAGATAAGGCATCAACTGACATTTGAGATTAACAAAAAATCTGAGAACATCAACTGCTTCTTCATCATATAACCACGGTACTTTGTAATCATGATTACCATGGAGTCTTGAATGAGAAGAAAGAAGTCCAAAAGCCACCCATCTTTTGTAAAGATCAGGAGTTGCAGAACTATCAAATCCTGCTATATCATGACTCCAGAAGCCAAAACCACAAAGTCCCAAAGAAAGACCTCCCCTTAGAGTTTCTGCCATTGACTCATAAGTGGACAGACAATCTCCACCCCAGTGAACTGGAAACTTTTGACTTCCAGCTGTTGCAGATCTTGCAAAAACAATAGCATTTTCTTCTCCCAATTCTTCTTTTAAAGTTTCAAAAACAGTCTTATTATAAAGATAAGTATAGAAATTATGCATTTTTTCAGGATCAGATCCATCATGATAGACTACATCTACAGGAATTCTCTCCCCAAAATCTGTCTTGAAAACATCAACTCCCATTTTTATAAGTTTTCTTAGATAATCTGAGTACCATTTTCTGGCAGAGGGATTTGTAAAGTCTACAATTCCCATCCCAGGTTGCCACTCATCAGTCTGCCAAACTCTTCCGTCAAGTCTCTTCAATAAGTATCCTTTTTCTTTTCCCTCTTCAAAAAGCTTTGATCTTTGAGCAATATATGGATTTATCCATAAACATATTTTAAGTCCTCGTTCTTTTAGTCTTTTCAACATCTCTTCGGGATTAGGAAATACTCTTTCATCCCACTCGAAGTTTACCCAATGATATTCCTTCATCCAAAAACAATCAAAATGAAATACATGTAAAGGAATGTTCCTTTCTTTCATGCCTTGGATAAAGTTTGTAACTGTTTCTTCATCATAATTGGTAATAAAAGATGTAGTGAGCCAAAGTCCAAAGGACCATGGTGGAGGAAGTACAGGTCTTCCTGTAAGAAGAGTATAATTTTCTAAAACTTCTTTTAGATTGTTTCCTCCTATAATGAAATAATTTATCTTTTCTCCTTCTACACTAAATTGTATTCTTTCTATATTCTCTGTAGCTATTTCAAAAGAAACTCTTTCAGGATGGTTTACAAATACCCCATAATCTTTATTAGTCACATAAAAAGGAATATTCTTATATGCTTGATCAGAGATAGTCCCCGCATCAGCATTCCACATTTCTATACTTTGTCCATTTTTTATAAAAGGTCCAAATCTTTCCCCAAGCCCATAAACCATTTCTCCTACAGAAAGATCTAAGCTCTCCACCATATAAGTTTTTTTGTTCTCATCAATAGCATATGCCATATGTTTGTATCCTGAAGAGGTTAATTTTTTATTTTTCCAGTAGAAAGTATATGAAAAAGTTCCTTTTTTGGTAATTCTCACCTCTAAATTTCCAGACTTTAAAATTATGTTATTATCTTCTTCCATAATTTCTGGTTTATAGTTTTCGTTCTTGTTTAGTTCGAAATAGGGACCTTTTTCAAAGAGTCCCTTAAAGTGATAAGATGTTACTTCAATAATATTAGGAAATTGGGAAGAAAAGTGAATTTCAAATAAGGGCCCAAAAAGAGTTTCCCCTCTGTTCTTTACAAAAACCGATGGAGCATAAATTATAATTTCTTTCTCTTTTATTTCGTAATCCCAAACTACACATGGATGATAAATTTTTATTCCTTCTTTTATTCTCCAATAACCATCAGTAAATTTCATAAAAATCCTCCTTTTACTCAAACTTAAACCAGTTAATTTTTAATTCTTTACTTCCTTTTATATACATATCTTGCATTCCTATTAGACTTTCTCCTAATAAGAAAGAGAATTCTTTCCAACTATTAGAAGTATCTATCACTTCAAAGGAAAATTCTTTATCAATTTTGCTAAAATATAAAACTATTTTGGATTTTTGGGAAGAGCATAATTCAATTATTATTTTGCTTGAAGGTTCAATAAACTCTAGATCTTGAAATAGTATATACGAGTTCTCATTATTAAAAATAACATAGGTCTCTCTGAAATTTTCTTTAGTATTAAAACTTATATCCCAACAATCATCAAAATTAAAGGCTTTGTTTTTCTCTAAAGGATTCCTTCTACAAAGTTCCTCTCCATCCACATACACTCTTCCTTTTAGTTTAATATCTTCAGAAGAGGATCCAACAAGTATCTCATATTCTCCCTTTTCTACTAAGTATTTTTCTCCTCTAACATCCCATATAAAAAGTTCTGACACCGGAATAGACATTTTTACCTCTACCTTTTCTCCTTTAGTTATAAAAATCCTTTCAAAAGCTTTAAGTTGGAGTTTTGGTCTTTTTAATTTGGAATTTAAGGCCTTAATATAAACTTGTGGCACCTCATCGGAGTCCATTTCTCCAATATTTTCTATCTCGAAAGAAATATTTATTTCTTCATTAATCTTATAATTATAAGAATCTAGTTTTAAATTTTTATAACTAAATTCGGTATAAGTAAGCCCGTGTCCAAAAGGAAATAGAGGTTCTTTGTCAAAATACATGTATGTTCTCTTTCCTCTTATAATGTCATAATCAGTAATAGAGGTTAAATCATTTATTGATTTGTACCATGTCATATTTAATCTCCCTGATGGAGAGTACTCTCCTACTAGAACGTCTGCTATTGCATTTCCCATTTCTTGCCCTCCATGAGAAGACCATATTATGGCAGGAATATGCTCTTTAGCCCAGGTTAAGGCATAGGGATAGCTACTTATTACAAGAAGAACTACGTTAGGATTTACTTTATAAATTTCCTTTATAAGCTTTTCTTGATGGTCTGGGAGTACAATATCTAACCTATCTATTTCCTCTCTACCATTAACTAATGGATTATTTCCAACACATAATATAACTAAATCGGAATTTTGAGCAATACTACTTGATTTTTCTATTCCGTTTTCTAATTTCTCAATTATAAATTTTTCCTCAGGTAGATCCTCAAGATTATCCTTGAATTTAATTACGTTTCCTTCTTTTTCATCTAAATAAAGGTATTTTCCATTCCATGTCCTAATCACAAAAGTTCCATCTCCTAGGGAGTCAATATTGAAAAGTTCCTTTACAAACCACCCAAAAACCTCTTCGGAAGAAGAGAGAATTCTTAGAGTTGATTCATCGCAAGTTAAAAATTTATTATTAGCTAAAGATTGTAAACTTTTATTTCCCCATCCCCAATCTATGTATTTAAAAATTTCTTTTTCAGTTATATTATCGCTTATTGCCCATACTGGACTTATATTAGATTCTAATACCCTTAAGTATTTATTATTTTTTACAGATTTTATGGCAACTAGATCATAGGAATCATGATAAAAAATCTCTTTCTCATAGAGTTTATTAACTATGCCTTGTAGGATGGATACCTTATAGGGATAAGTACCACTATACCAATCATTGTAGTTTTTATTGGCTAAGGGGCCTAGAACAGCTATCCTTTTAATTTTTTCTTTTCTTAATGGAAGAAACTTATTATTATTTTTTAAAAGAACTATAGACTTTAGAGCGGACTCATAGGCAAGTTTTGAATGTTTTTCATCGCAAATTTTAGTAGGAAAAATATAAAATTTCCTATTAACTTCATCATCAAACTCTCCAAGCCTAAATCTCACCTTTAACGTGTTTGATATTGCTTTATTAATATCCTCCTCTGTTATAAGACCTAACTCTAAAGCTTTCCAAGCGGAAGATATAACTAATTGGGGATCATCAGTGAAAGCATCGATGCCAGCTCTTAGCGCATAGGCTATTGTTTCATAATGGTTTTTAAAGGTATGGTGAGAAGTAACTGTTTGGCTGAAATCTCCTGCGTCAGTAACTACACATCCTGAAAGGCCAAATTTTTCTTTTACTATTTCTTTTACTATTGGATTGATAATACAGGGTACACCATTTACTGCATTATATGCTGTCATTATACATGGGGCTTTTCCCTTTTCTATTACTCTTCTAAATACGTCTAAATAATATTCATACATATTTCTCGGATCTATATTAGCAGAGAATTTATCTCTATCTTTTTCATTGTTATTTGCAAAGAAATGTTTAGGAGTCATAGCTGTTTTTAAATAGATAGGATCATCCCCTTGAAGTCCTTGAATATAAGCTGATGCCATTTCTCCTGCTAAAAAAGGATCTTCCCCATAACCCTCTTCTGTTCTTCCCCATCTTGGATCTCTTTCCATATCTACAGTAGGAGCCCAAAGCATAAGCCCACCAATTTTCCCTCTCATATAATAATAAGCTCTTGCCTCGGTAGCTACCACCTCTCCAACTCTTCTCATTAAATTTCTATCAAAAGAGGAAGAAAGTCCAATGGGTTGAGGAAACACAGTTGCTCTTCCAAGCCATGCTATACCATGGGCTGCTTCACCACCAATATAGAACTCTGATATTCCAAGTCTTGGTATACCTTCTTGTCTTGTGGGAAGAAGTTTAATTTTTTCCTCGAGAGTAAGTTGAGAAATTAGCTTTCTTACTCTTTCTTCAATGGAATTTTTCATGAAAAACCTCCTTAAATACGCAAAAAATATTTAATCTCAAATTATACTACAACTTGTTATATAATATAATGGCTGTTTTAATGGTTAATTTAGTAGAGAAAAATTCAAATATTAGACCTATATTAGTATTAAGCAGGTGCCTTAATAAAGAAGCAGTAAGATATAATGGTGGAATTATAACAGACGATTTTACTAAGAAATTAGAAAAATACATAGAAGTAATTAGAGTTTGTCCAGAAGTAGATATAGGTATGCCTGTACCACGCCCCCCTGTTCTTCTTGCACGAATTGATGAGAAGATTCATATGATAGAACCAGAATCTAAAAAAGATTATACGGAAGAAATAGAAAAATTCTCAAGAAAATTTCTGTACTCTATAAAGGAAGTTGATGGATTCATTTTAAAAGCAAAATCTCCAAGTTGTGGAGTTAAAGATGCTAAACTTTATCAAGAGAATTTTAAAAATATAATAGGAAAAACTGATGGGTTATTTACAAAAATTGTAAGAGAAACTTACCCTTATCTTCCCGTAGAAGATGAGGGAAGACTTCATGATTTTTGGATAAGACAAAATTTCCTAACAAAAGTTTTTGCCTACGCGGATTTTAGAGCTTTAAAAAATAAAATAGAAAAAGTAAAAGATCTCATAAAATTTCACCAAAACTATAAGTATCTGTTAATGTTATATTCTCCATCGAATCTTAAAAAAATGGGATATTTAATAGCTAATTGGGATAGAAAGGGATTAGAAGAAACTTTAAGAGAGTATGAAAAACTCTTTAGAGATACCTTTTCGAAAAATCAATCAATAAAATCTCATATTAATGTAATACAACATATATATGGGCACTTTTCTGATCTTTTGAAATCTAACGAAAAAAAACACTTCCAAAATCTAATAAAAAAGCTAAGAGAAGATAAAATTTATCTCAAGATTATTCTAGAACTTATTAGAAACTACGTCTATAGGTTTGAAGATGAGTATCTATCCAAACAAAGGTATTTATATCCTTATCCAGAAGAATTAGAAGAGATTTAATATTGAAAAAGCAAGGAATAAGAATCTTTTTTCTATTCCCCAATAATCTTTACTAGTACTCTTTTTCGCCTTCCTCCATCAAATTCTCCATAGAAAACTTGTTCCCAAGGACCCAGATCAAGTTTTCCATTAGTTATGGCAATAACTACCTCTCTTCCCATTATGGTTCTTTTAAGATGGGCATCAGCATTATTTTCTCCCACATTATGGTAATATTGATCGTAAGGCTTTTCAGGAGCAAGCTTCTCAAGCCATATTTCAAAATCTTTATGTAGTCCAGGCTCATCATCGTTTACAAATACACTGGCAGTTATATGCATGGCATTACAAAGAAGAATTCCCTCTCTAATACCACTTTCTTCCACACATCTTTGCAAAACATCTGTAATATTGACGAAAGCTCTCCTTGTTGGGATTTCAAACCAGAGTTCTTTTCTATAAGATTTCAATTCTCTCACCCCAATTTTAATCTATTATATTGAAAACATCTTCTCTTTTCTCTTTC
This genomic stretch from Dictyoglomus sp. harbors:
- a CDS encoding alpha-L-fucosidase gives rise to the protein MKIKIPEGPFEPTWESLKNYKIPDWYKDAKFGIFIHFGVYSVPAFGNEWYPRNMYIKETPEFEHHTKTYGEHKKFGYKDFIPLFKAEKFDPYEWVDIFKRAGAKYIVPVAEHHDGFAMYDCSYTKWCATKIGPKRDIIGELAKAVRENYLTFGISYHRAEHWWFFNEGMKFDSDVREREYFDLYGPAQPETMQPTEEFLEDWYLRLTEIIDKYQPQLIYFDWWIEQPSFEPYLKRIFAYYYNKAYQWEKSVVINYKLNAVPRECAVFDVERGKLSDIDPIYWQTDTSISRLSWGYIEKDIYKSSKELIWELVDIVSKNGNLLLNIGPQADGTIPEPVKKILLEIGEWLLKNGEAIYGAKPWKIYGEGPTRSAGGSFSEKEITYTGKDFRFTTKEDILYAILMNKPEKDEVFIKSLSTELTLYQKDVLKVELLEKKLEVPFERNEKGLIIKVPEHDKLNYPITFKITSK
- the yicI gene encoding alpha-xylosidase — protein: MKFTDGYWRIKEGIKIYHPCVVWDYEIKEKEIIIYAPSVFVKNRGETLFGPLFEIHFSSQFPNIIEVTSYHFKGLFEKGPYFELNKNENYKPEIMEEDNNIILKSGNLEVRITKKGTFSYTFYWKNKKLTSSGYKHMAYAIDENKKTYMVESLDLSVGEMVYGLGERFGPFIKNGQSIEMWNADAGTISDQAYKNIPFYVTNKDYGVFVNHPERVSFEIATENIERIQFSVEGEKINYFIIGGNNLKEVLENYTLLTGRPVLPPPWSFGLWLTTSFITNYDEETVTNFIQGMKERNIPLHVFHFDCFWMKEYHWVNFEWDERVFPNPEEMLKRLKERGLKICLWINPYIAQRSKLFEEGKEKGYLLKRLDGRVWQTDEWQPGMGIVDFTNPSARKWYSDYLRKLIKMGVDVFKTDFGERIPVDVVYHDGSDPEKMHNFYTYLYNKTVFETLKEELGEENAIVFARSATAGSQKFPVHWGGDCLSTYESMAETLRGGLSLGLCGFGFWSHDIAGFDSSATPDLYKRWVAFGLLSSHSRLHGNHDYKVPWLYDEEAVDVLRFFVNLKCQLMPYLYAKAIEAVNRGIPMMRAMILEFEEDPTCHFLDRQYMLGDNLLVAPIFSEEGVVEYYLPDVGIWTNLITGEKRFGGKWYKEKFDYFSLPLMVRPGSVIAIGNNKERPDYDYAENVTLYIFEPIEGRESFCEVYNLEKELELKVILRKEKEKIKINVEKDSGKAYSIILFNIHDVKIIKGGKGEKTEKGVKITPEKGVKEIIIENRGDNSNEN
- a CDS encoding glycoside hydrolase family 3 C-terminal domain-containing protein; amino-acid sequence: MKNSIEERVRKLISQLTLEEKIKLLPTRQEGIPRLGISEFYIGGEAAHGIAWLGRATVFPQPIGLSSSFDRNLMRRVGEVVATEARAYYYMRGKIGGLMLWAPTVDMERDPRWGRTEEGYGEDPFLAGEMASAYIQGLQGDDPIYLKTAMTPKHFFANNNEKDRDKFSANIDPRNMYEYYLDVFRRVIEKGKAPCIMTAYNAVNGVPCIINPIVKEIVKEKFGLSGCVVTDAGDFSQTVTSHHTFKNHYETIAYALRAGIDAFTDDPQLVISSAWKALELGLITEEDINKAISNTLKVRFRLGEFDDEVNRKFYIFPTKICDEKHSKLAYESALKSIVLLKNNNKFLPLRKEKIKRIAVLGPLANKNYNDWYSGTYPYKVSILQGIVNKLYEKEIFYHDSYDLVAIKSVKNNKYLRVLESNISPVWAISDNITEKEIFKYIDWGWGNKSLQSLANNKFLTCDESTLRILSSSEEVFGWFVKELFNIDSLGDGTFVIRTWNGKYLYLDEKEGNVIKFKDNLEDLPEEKFIIEKLENGIEKSSSIAQNSDLVILCVGNNPLVNGREEIDRLDIVLPDHQEKLIKEIYKVNPNVVLLVISSYPYALTWAKEHIPAIIWSSHGGQEMGNAIADVLVGEYSPSGRLNMTWYKSINDLTSITDYDIIRGKRTYMYFDKEPLFPFGHGLTYTEFSYKNLKLDSYNYKINEEINISFEIENIGEMDSDEVPQVYIKALNSKLKRPKLQLKAFERIFITKGEKVEVKMSIPVSELFIWDVRGEKYLVEKGEYEILVGSSSEDIKLKGRVYVDGEELCRRNPLEKNKAFNFDDCWDISFNTKENFRETYVIFNNENSYILFQDLEFIEPSSKIIIELCSSQKSKIVLYFSKIDKEFSFEVIDTSNSWKEFSFLLGESLIGMQDMYIKGSKELKINWFKFE
- a CDS encoding DUF523 and DUF1722 domain-containing protein is translated as MVNLVEKNSNIRPILVLSRCLNKEAVRYNGGIITDDFTKKLEKYIEVIRVCPEVDIGMPVPRPPVLLARIDEKIHMIEPESKKDYTEEIEKFSRKFLYSIKEVDGFILKAKSPSCGVKDAKLYQENFKNIIGKTDGLFTKIVRETYPYLPVEDEGRLHDFWIRQNFLTKVFAYADFRALKNKIEKVKDLIKFHQNYKYLLMLYSPSNLKKMGYLIANWDRKGLEETLREYEKLFRDTFSKNQSIKSHINVIQHIYGHFSDLLKSNEKKHFQNLIKKLREDKIYLKIILELIRNYVYRFEDEYLSKQRYLYPYPEELEEI
- a CDS encoding secondary thiamine-phosphate synthase enzyme YjbQ, which codes for MKSYRKELWFEIPTRRAFVNITDVLQRCVEESGIREGILLCNAMHITASVFVNDDEPGLHKDFEIWLEKLAPEKPYDQYYHNVGENNADAHLKRTIMGREVVIAITNGKLDLGPWEQVFYGEFDGGRRKRVLVKIIGE